From a region of the Pseudanabaena sp. PCC 7367 genome:
- the dcm gene encoding DNA (cytosine-5-)-methyltransferase, producing the protein MFSCLDLFAGCGGMALGLKRSGFDHACLVEIDRQAAQTLRANFDPATIVEADIIKLNREGYFAQFRGQIDLLSAGPPCQSFSYAGNQRGLDDSRGQLVYETLKTIEQVQPKMVLIENVKHLSTINSGKVLKAILGRLHSLRYRTQWQILNANDYGVAQNRQRLIILATRKGWRIKLRYPAKYAYKPVLRDALHGCPASDGAQYSTEKAKVLDLVPPGGCWQALPGDIQKQYMGKSFDAEGGKRGMARRLAWHEPSLTLLCSPAQKQTERCHPDYTRPLTVREYARIQGFPDSFVFTGSVCSRYRQIGNAVPVDLAEAIGKSIISAITGIECKYCHSKHVLHNGRRRGKQNYHCQDCDRQFIDSYSPNGYTDEVKQQCLHLYAKGMGFRAIERLTGVGHNSIINWVKKLG; encoded by the coding sequence ATGTTTAGCTGCCTAGACTTGTTTGCTGGTTGTGGTGGTATGGCATTGGGTTTAAAGCGTTCTGGCTTTGACCATGCTTGCTTAGTTGAGATTGATCGCCAAGCTGCCCAAACCCTCAGAGCCAATTTCGACCCAGCCACGATCGTTGAAGCCGATATCATCAAACTGAATAGGGAAGGGTACTTTGCTCAATTCAGGGGGCAGATCGATCTACTCTCTGCTGGCCCACCATGTCAATCTTTCAGCTATGCTGGCAATCAAAGGGGGCTTGATGATAGTCGGGGGCAACTTGTCTATGAAACTCTCAAGACTATCGAGCAAGTGCAACCCAAGATGGTCTTAATCGAAAATGTGAAGCACTTATCTACGATCAACAGTGGCAAGGTGTTGAAGGCTATTTTAGGCAGGCTCCATTCACTCCGATATAGAACCCAATGGCAGATCTTGAATGCTAATGATTATGGTGTGGCTCAAAACCGGCAACGTTTAATCATTCTGGCTACTAGAAAGGGTTGGCGGATCAAGCTTAGGTATCCTGCCAAATATGCATATAAACCGGTATTGAGGGATGCTTTGCACGGCTGTCCAGCCAGTGATGGTGCTCAATATTCGACTGAGAAAGCAAAAGTGCTTGATTTAGTGCCACCGGGTGGCTGCTGGCAAGCTCTACCTGGTGATATCCAGAAGCAATATATGGGTAAGAGCTTTGATGCTGAGGGTGGCAAGAGAGGTATGGCCAGGCGCTTAGCTTGGCATGAACCATCTCTGACGCTGCTTTGCTCGCCTGCGCAAAAGCAAACGGAGCGATGCCATCCTGATTACACCAGACCTTTGACGGTCAGGGAGTATGCCAGAATCCAGGGGTTTCCTGATAGTTTTGTGTTTACTGGATCTGTGTGTTCTAGGTACAGGCAGATTGGTAATGCGGTACCGGTTGATTTAGCAGAAGCGATCGGTAAGAGCATTATCAGTGCAATCACAGGCATAGAATGCAAATACTGCCATTCAAAGCATGTGCTCCATAATGGTCGTCGCCGTGGCAAGCAAAATTATCATTGCCAGGATTGCGATCGCCAATTCATCGATTCTTATTCACCCAATGGTTATACCGATGAAGTGAAGCAGCAATGTCTGCATCTTTATGCTAAGGGTATGGGTTTTCGGGCGATCGAACGGCTTACTGGCGTGGGTCACAATAGCATCATCAACTGGGTTAAAAAGCTGGGGTAG
- a CDS encoding four helix bundle protein, whose product MSGFLELEIYQLAERLANAVCNAVSSWENFHKYSLGQQMVRSADSIGANIAEGYGRHSLADQARFVVIARGSLYETMHWYRLGCDRQLWEGEEQRALQEMLDELAPRLNAYLRSFHRRMAQAKQVR is encoded by the coding sequence TTGTCTGGTTTCTTAGAATTGGAGATTTATCAGTTAGCTGAGAGGCTTGCCAATGCCGTGTGTAATGCTGTTAGTAGCTGGGAAAACTTCCACAAATATAGTCTTGGTCAGCAAATGGTGCGATCGGCTGATAGCATTGGCGCGAATATTGCTGAAGGCTATGGACGTCATTCATTGGCAGATCAAGCGCGGTTTGTAGTGATCGCCCGTGGCTCTTTGTATGAAACGATGCATTGGTATCGGTTGGGATGTGATCGCCAGCTATGGGAAGGGGAGGAGCAGAGAGCATTGCAAGAGATGTTGGATGAATTAGCACCACGATTGAACGCATATCTGCGATCGTTTCATCGGCGGATGGCTCAAGCTAAGCAGGTGCGGTGA
- the ltrA gene encoding group II intron reverse transcriptase/maturase, whose product MQRRIYQASLRGDVKAVRKLQRLMMKSWYAKCLAVRRVTQDNWGKKTAGIDGLASLSPSARLALVGCLQLGDKAAPSRRVWIPKPGSAEQRPLSIPTMYDRALQALVKQALEPEWEAKFEPNSYGFRPGRSCRDAIGAIFLSIKQQPKYVLETDVAKCFDRINHQALCEKLNTSPSLTRQIRAWLKAGVMDGGQFQATPTGAAQGSVLSPLLANVALHGMEVAIQKAFPSDQCPKLVRYADDLVVIHKDLAVVQTSQQFLSEWLSGMGLELKPSKTRITHTLVLYEGRVGFDFLGYEVRQYLVGKTHSKQGFKTIIKPSREAQARHYRRIRALVKSHRAVSQADLIDHLNPIIRGWANYYSNVCSTTTYTSMDRLVYLKLWAWARRRHSHKSRQWIAHKYWLIGTREGWVFASRNEPDSIRLFKHTQTSIKRHVKVKGSRSPFDGDWSYWSQRVGHYPMVKPTVARLLKSQVGRCKHCGLYFLPDDLMEVHHMDKNQNNYRQDNLALIHRHCHHQIHARCV is encoded by the coding sequence TTGCAAAGGCGCATCTACCAAGCCTCGCTGCGTGGCGATGTTAAGGCAGTTCGTAAACTCCAGCGATTAATGATGAAGTCCTGGTATGCCAAATGTTTGGCGGTACGACGAGTCACTCAAGATAACTGGGGTAAGAAGACGGCAGGCATTGATGGTCTGGCATCTCTCTCACCATCAGCTAGATTGGCTTTGGTGGGTTGCCTCCAACTTGGAGACAAGGCGGCTCCCAGCCGACGGGTTTGGATACCCAAACCTGGTAGCGCTGAACAAAGGCCGCTATCTATACCCACCATGTACGACCGCGCCCTACAAGCGCTAGTCAAACAGGCACTTGAACCAGAATGGGAGGCAAAGTTTGAGCCTAACTCATATGGATTTAGGCCAGGACGCTCATGCCGCGATGCGATCGGGGCGATTTTTCTGTCAATTAAGCAACAGCCTAAATATGTACTGGAAACAGACGTGGCCAAATGCTTTGACAGAATTAATCATCAAGCTCTGTGTGAGAAACTCAACACCAGTCCCAGTCTAACTCGACAAATTCGAGCCTGGTTAAAGGCTGGTGTGATGGATGGAGGCCAATTCCAGGCAACTCCTACTGGAGCTGCTCAAGGATCGGTGCTCTCACCATTGTTGGCAAATGTAGCACTCCACGGCATGGAAGTAGCTATCCAGAAAGCATTCCCAAGCGATCAATGCCCCAAGCTTGTTCGTTATGCTGATGATCTGGTGGTTATACACAAAGACCTTGCTGTGGTGCAAACCAGTCAACAGTTTCTCTCAGAATGGCTAAGTGGTATGGGTTTGGAGTTGAAACCTAGCAAAACCAGAATCACTCACACCTTAGTTCTTTACGAGGGACGGGTAGGGTTTGATTTTCTAGGGTATGAGGTACGCCAATACCTGGTGGGTAAAACTCACTCTAAGCAAGGTTTCAAAACCATCATTAAACCAAGCCGGGAGGCTCAAGCCAGGCACTATCGTCGTATCCGAGCATTAGTCAAAAGCCATAGGGCAGTATCTCAAGCTGACCTAATCGACCACTTAAACCCGATTATTCGGGGCTGGGCTAACTATTACTCAAATGTCTGTAGCACGACAACTTACACTTCGATGGATAGATTGGTTTACCTCAAACTTTGGGCTTGGGCACGTCGCCGTCACTCTCATAAAAGCCGGCAATGGATTGCTCATAAGTATTGGCTTATTGGCACCAGAGAAGGTTGGGTCTTTGCTTCCCGGAATGAACCGGATTCAATCCGGTTATTCAAACATACACAAACGTCGATTAAACGTCACGTTAAGGTAAAAGGAAGTCGAAGTCCTTTTGACGGTGATTGGAGCTACTGGAGCCAAAGAGTAGGGCATTACCCAATGGTAAAACCAACTGTTGCAAGATTGTTGAAAAGCCAGGTGGGACGATGCAAACATTGCGGACTGTACTTCCTACCAGATGATCTTATGGAAGTCCACCATATGGATAAAAACCAAAACAATTACAGGCAAGATAATCTGGCTCTAATACATCGACATTGCCACCACCAGATTCATGCGAGATGTGTATGA
- a CDS encoding ParA family protein translates to MKIITSTSLSGGQGKTTTVFFLGKMLAHKGYKVLFVDSDPQANLTFFLGHEIGPTDATILEVIIENVPVGIRETITVTPEDGIRELTTVEGGWIIPASNALERAQTYLSQSGVDPSSQLKERLNKVSDIFDFCLIDSPPQRSHLSVACIGAADSIIIPAEAQVKGVGSVDRTVSLIREMKRKNACSANILCILPFRDRWVGYNRTGESEESINVMKEFGEEVLSATIRESEQYKKALNQGMLLDEIGYPQLAYPFELIIEKLQVKVAA, encoded by the coding sequence ATGAAAATAATTACCTCTACCAGTTTGAGCGGTGGTCAGGGCAAAACAACTACAGTTTTCTTTCTGGGCAAAATGTTAGCTCATAAGGGATACAAAGTTTTGTTTGTAGACTCAGATCCCCAAGCTAACTTGACATTTTTTCTGGGTCATGAAATCGGCCCAACTGATGCAACTATTCTTGAAGTGATTATAGAAAATGTCCCTGTTGGAATAAGAGAAACAATTACAGTAACGCCAGAGGATGGAATTCGAGAGTTAACAACCGTAGAAGGAGGATGGATTATTCCTGCCAGCAACGCATTAGAAAGGGCTCAAACCTACTTATCGCAATCTGGAGTAGATCCATCAAGTCAACTGAAAGAAAGACTCAACAAGGTATCTGACATATTTGATTTCTGCTTGATCGACTCTCCACCTCAAAGAAGCCATCTCTCGGTGGCCTGCATAGGAGCAGCAGATTCAATCATCATTCCTGCAGAAGCTCAGGTTAAGGGAGTCGGTAGTGTCGATCGGACTGTTTCTTTAATCCGGGAAATGAAAAGGAAAAATGCTTGCAGCGCCAATATCTTGTGCATACTGCCATTTCGCGATCGCTGGGTAGGTTATAACCGGACTGGTGAAAGTGAAGAGAGTATTAATGTGATGAAGGAATTTGGCGAAGAAGTCCTTTCAGCAACAATTCGCGAGTCAGAGCAATATAAGAAAGCCCTGAATCAAGGTATGTTATTGGATGAAATTGGTTATCCACAATTGGCATATCCGTTTGAACTTATCATTGAAAAATTGCAAGTAAAAGTAGCCGCATGA